The window ATCAGCAGGACCTCCCCCTGGTCCGGAGTAATGAGACCGCAGATCATCCTCATCAGGGTCGTCTTCCCCGCTCCGTCCGGGCCCACCAGTCCCACAATCTCGCCCTTTTCCACCTTCAGGTCAACGGCCCTCACGGCTTCAACTTTTCCGAACGATTTGCTCAACCTCGTTATCCGTATCATGTGTTTCACTGCTCCCGGTCAAAGCTGACATCCGCCGGCATTCCCGGTTTGAGAACGCCTCCGGCGCTGTCGATCCTGATTTTCACGGCGAAAACGACATTGGTCCTTTCCTTTTTTGTTTGGATCGTTTTGGGAGTAAACTCGCCCCGGGAGGCAATTTCCTCCACCAGTCCCTCAAAACTCTTGTTGAAGCCGCTCACGCTGAAACTGACCTTTTGCCCCAGTTTCACCCTGGGCAGGTCGTCCGTGGGGATGTATACCCTGATCCAGAGGTCGTTCAAATCGGCGACGGTGGCAATTGAAGCTCCCAGCTGGACAAACTCGCCTTCCTCATAGTTCTTTGACAGCACAACCCCGTCCACCGGGGAGTATAATTTCAAATCTTCAAGCAGGGCTTCGCTCGCTTTCAGGACCGCCCTGCATCTTTCCACCTCGGCACGGGCCGCCTCAATCTGTTCAGGCCGGCTTCCCTCTTCCAGCAGGCTTAATCTGGCTTCCGCCGCTTCCAGCTTGCTTTTGCTTATTTCACAGGCCGTGCGGGCCTGTTCCACCTCTACGGCAGGAACTGCCCCTTCTTCGTAAAGGGCCTCCATTCTCGCCAGGTCGTCGGAAGCCTTCTGGTAATCGGCCCGGGCTATTTTCACATTGGCGGCCGCTTCGTTCTTTTCCTGGACCCGAGCGCCTGACAGCAGGTCATTCAAGGAAGCCTCCGCCTTGACAACGGCCAATTCATCCCTTTCCCTCTGGGCAACAAGGTCCTTGCGGGAAAGCTCCGCCACCAGCTGTCCTTGTTTAACATAATCCCCAGCCTTGACGGCTATTCTTTCAACGGCTCCCGCCGACCTGGCGTTCAGTTCAATGGTGGTGGCCTCAATCGTGCCGGTAGCCTGGATAACGTCCCCTGTCCGGCTGAAAAACCCTTTATAAACCAGGTAACTCCCGGTCAAAAGAAGCATCAGGACCGCTGCCGCTGCCGCCGCTCGCCTCTTTTTATCCACAACCATACTCTCCTCTCCCCTTTTTCGCTGTACTCTCGGACAAGTATACTGCTGTCATAAAATCAGTTTACTTGGTTTCATGATAGCACTATTAGCGAACAAATCCAAGCCGGTTCCCTGACAAAAACGTATTAAAAAAAACAAAAAGGTTAGTTCGCCATCGTTTATGGTCAACCAACCTTTTTTCTCGAAAAGAGGACATTTGAAATAATCCTATTTTGGGGTAACCGGAATTTGAACCTTAGTTGCTATTTTCCCATCCCCGTACCTCTAACTTGTCAGGGCAGACCTGTAATTCTCCCACTGTTCCCTGGCCAGCCTGTTCAGGGCAGGCTCAAGCCCTTTTTCAGAGAAAAGAAGGTTGAACCATTTCCTTGCCTCCAGGTAGCGGCCGAGCCTGCCGTGAAGCTCGCCAATCAAATAAATCAGCCTGTGTTTCTCTATGGGCACCTTGTCCGGGTCCTCATACGAATAAACTTCTTCAAACAAAGACACGGACCTGACAAGGTACCTTTCTTCCTCTTCCTTGTTGCCCAGGTAGCGGTAAAGCCAGGCTATCCTCAGCAAAATCCCGGCAATGATCGATTTTGGCTGGTGGAGAAAATTTGCGCATAACAGGCACAACTTGTAACACCGGAGGGCGTCCTCAATATTTCTTGGCCCGCAGAGGTCGACCGGCTGTACTTTCATTACGTATTCCTTTCTTAAAACCTCTTTTTTATCCGGCGTAGGCAAAATGAAATTTTCCGTAAAAGCGCAGCCGCAGCGAGGGCAGACCCCGACTTCATAAAAATAAGGGTTTTCTCCCTCGTAATAAGTGCAAAAATCAGCATCCTTTTTAGTTATGACAACCCTGCTGGTCCTGACCTTCTTCGTTTTAAAGCGAGCGTCACAGTTAAGACAAACCAGTGTTTTGTCATATAAATATACAGCTGCGTCCATGAAGCACCTTTCCTCTGGTAAACTCTAATAAATTTTACCATATAATATTATTAATTTCCAGGCCTTTTGTCCCGATTTTTCTTTCTTTGTTGCTGCAATTCCATTTCTTTGCGCAGTACTTCCTTGTCCCTGGCCATTCGTTTGGTCAAGCAATCCTGCCAGCCTGCCCCAAGGTATTCCGTCTTATCCTTTTTTGACCCTTGCCCAGGCGTTTTCCGGAAGATCACGCCCAGCAAGAGAATATTAACTGCCGTAAGGATGAGTCCTAGGGTCAAACGGTCGGCAACGCTTCCACCCTCTCCTTTTGAGGTCGTCAAGAAAGAAAAGAAGGCAACGACAGCCGCTTCCAGGGCAACAATAAAGGAAAAGGTTTTTAGGCCGGCCAGCAAGGCTTCCTTTTCGCCTTTATCGCTCGCTTTTCCTTCTTTCCCTGCCTCATCCTGTTCAGGAGCAAGACGAAACGGTTTCTCTTCAGGGCCTCTTTTTTGTTCACACCGTTTAAAATAAGAATACCGGCACTCTTTGAGCACCCGCGCCATTTCTTCAAACCTTATCCGTTCCGCAGCGCACAATTCCTGGATAATTCGCTGCAGGTGCAAGCCGTCGCCGTTTTTCTCCGGCCGCCAGGCTGTTGACAACTGCCGTAAAAACCGCTGGAAATTGCTTTCGGCATCCCCTCCCAGCAACAACGGAAGATAGACGAAAAAGACCGTCAGGCTGCGCGGGTGAATAAACAGGTAGTCGATATCCAGTAGAAAACACCTGTCATACAAAAAATAGTTTTTACACCCGGAAACGCATTTGATCATCAAATCAAGGACATCCAGCAACCCATCCCTCGTCAGGTTTTTCTCGCGCAGGTAATTGGCCAGAGGAACCGTTTCCCCCGCTTCGTACCACAATTCGACCCTTTCGTTAACCTGCCGTTTATGGACAATTACTGCCTGCAGCCGGCGATTATGCCTGATCATCTCCACTTGGTACTGCAGGATCCTTTCCTCTCCGTTAATGTCAAATACAAGCCAGCTGCCGGAAGAATCCTTCTCCCAGCGGACATTTGCCCTGTTTTGCAAAAAGGTAAAAACGTTTTCTTCCATCAATCTCTCTTACCTCTTATTTTTCCAACGCTTTTTCTTTCCTGGATTTAAAGATTTAACGCCCTTTCAGCGGGGCGGCCGGCAGACCTTGCAGGGCTCGTACTGCCTTTTGGCCTCTTTCAGGGTAACAGGTATCTTGCTTTTTCGCAGGTAGCGGCACCCGCTGGAATGATACTTTTTGCCGGTGCGGGTGACATAAACCGTTACCGCTTCTTCATCCGCGTCTTGCTCAAACAGCCCTTTTTCTTTGTGTTCCGTGACAACGCCGTTAGAACCCGAAAGCCAGGCCCTTTCAATCGCCGCATGTCTTATGGTAAATACCGCCTCTTTTAAAAAAGGAAGCGGTATCTCCAGGAGGTAGTCTGCCAGAACGACAACATCATCCGGGCCGAAGTCCTTGCCGGGAACCAGGCCGTATTCAAGGTAAAGCGGGTTGCCAGTTTTTTCCTTAAATGCGTATTCGCTCTTGGGCAGTTCAACTAAACGCAGGGTGAGCTTACCCGGCTCAAGATACCGCAGGTCCATATTCTTTTGCATTATTTTCTCAGCTGCATACTGCCCGGCGCTGTCTATTCCTGGGGGAAATACTCTTAAAAGGTCGCTCCCAGCGCCTTTGGCCGCTTCCCCGATAAATCCTTCCAGGTCATTTTCATTTAGTTCTCCGCTGAGCAGTTTCCTGATTATTTGCCCGGTCAAATCAGGTGGACCATTTTCCTCCTGCGCCTTCGGTTTTTCTTCCCGCTCGTCTTCCCATTCATTATAAAAAGAGAGCGGGTAAGCCGAGGACGCTATTTCCCTGGCGGTCTCCCTGACCGCACAGTCCAGCGCCATTTGAATGCAGGCCGCTTTGACGACAAAAAGATAAAGTATAAAACCGAATAAGAAAAAAGGAAGAGCAACTGCGGCTTCAACTGTTAAGGATCCCCTGCTGCCCAGTCTCTTCACCCGCACCTCTCCTCAATACCCGACAAAAGTTTCACACTTCAAACGGTATTTGCCGCTCTTGAAATTCTCAAGGTGCAGTGCCGGTATAAACCAGAGGTTGATTTCCACTTCGGCCGCGGCCCGGCACGCAGCCCGGTAAGCGGAAAGCGCAAAATTCTCTTCCTGGCGCATCTCCCTCATATTGACCTCCATCAGCTGTTTTATCCTGTCAAGCCGCGTTTCCTCGCTTTGCAGCAGCAAAAACAGGCGTAAATAGTCGGAATACTTCATTTTCAACCCTGGCAATTCCGGGTAAAAGGGAACCTCTTCGCCCTGGTACAACCTGGCGACATCCGTGCAGGCAGGCGGAATTCCGCCCGCCAAGGCGGAAGCCAGCCGGAAAAAAGGATGCGTGATTCTGCTTTCAAGGAAACACTGCAGCACATTGACCGCGTAGCGCAAAAAGAAAATCTTCCGGAAGACCGTTAGCAAGTTTGTCAATTCGGACGCATTCCCGCCTATTATGTATTCGACTTCACCCTTTTGGAAATAATGGTCGCGCACTGTGGCCGAAGTGAGGTAAGTGCACTTGTCCATGATATACCAGGTCAGATAAAAATTGTCGCGGCCCTGCAAGGCCAGGTCAGCCGTCCTCTGCCCCAGCTGGCGCAAATACGAGGAAACCCTTTCACCCTCTGAAGCGGCTAATCCCTCGTTTATCTCTTGGGGTTCGAGCCTGCCTGCGCCCGTCAAAAAAACGCTCCAGCCCTCTTCGCCTTCCGCCTCGCCGGGTATTTCACGCTCGATGCCGTTGTCACGCATCTTTTTCAGCGGCAGCCTTTTTTCGATAAAATCCAAGACCCGGCTTAAACCGGCGCCGTTATGCTTAACCTGCGGCTTTACGCTCAGGTCAGCCAGCACTAACCCTTCCATCTCGCGAAAAGCGGCCAAATACTCATCCAAAATGGGAGCATGCCGGCCGCTCACCCCTGGAGGCCCCGCCCGCCCGCTGTCGATCCTTTCCAGCGCTGCTGCGCTTTGATTTATTTGCTTGCGGAGAATGTCAACCTTTTGCCGCAAAAGGGCTGTCTCTTCATTTAAAAATTCTTTTGGGCTGCCGTTTTTTTCGTTATAGGCCCGGACATTGTCTTCATATTCTTTAATAAGCGGCATCAAACGGGAATCAAGCATCTCCTCCAGTTCCTCCAGGGCGGAAGCCGCTTTTTGGGCAAAGCCGATCGGCGCTTCTCTTAAATCGCCAAGAGAAACTATGATCTCTTCCTTTCTTTTATTTATCGCCGCGCATTCCGTCTTAAGCCTGGCCCTCGCCGCAGCGGCCTGCCGGCCGGACTCCATGAACCCGGCTTTCCCTTCCAGGCCGCAGCCGGCCAGCCTTTCCAACAGGTTTTCCGAAGTGGAAAGGGGCACTCTGTATTTCACGTACTGCAGGATTTGTTCCTTTATTGTTTCGTTGTTTTCCAGGCTGTCGCTCGCGCCGGCCGCGGTCTGAACGGATAAGACCTCATACCTGACCATGTTGAAACCGCCGGCTTCTTCTTTCAGATTTCTTCGCAAGTACTCTTCAATATCTCCGCTCTTAACCAGGCTGCCGTATATCCCGAATTCGGCGGACAGCCCTTCATGGCAGGCAGCCAGGGCTGACCTGGCCGCAGAGGCCAAAGTTGCGCTGACACGGTTTTCAGCCGCCATGATCCTTGCGGCGTCAACCAGCACTCCTGTCAGGACAAGCAGAGCCGTAAAAATGATCACGAGAAACAATGTTACGGCACCGCGGCAGTTTTTCACTACATTCATGCTCCTACCCGCCTCGGCGGCTTTTTGCCCATTTCCCGATTCGTTCCTTCAGTTCGCTGAGCTTGTTAAGCCCACCGCTCATTTCATTAATCCTTTCCGCGTATTCGAGGGTTAAGTCGACATTCCTGATATACTGGGCCGGTTTAATAATGCTCGCCGTCCCCTTCCCCGACAGGGGCAGCGTTTTCCTGCCGCCGAAAAAGGAAAGTATTTTTCCGCCGGGAACATTTATTTCCTGGGTAATCACCACCAGGACGTTCCTTGTGAGCAAGCCGTTCTTAATATTAAGAACAGCTGTGGTTTTGACCGGTTTGATAACGCCCCCGGCCAACCGTTGGTAAACAACTGATTGGATGCTTTGTTCTATAAAGAGCCGCCCGGTTTTCTCCGCCGGGTCGGCATTCTCCTCAGCGGGTGCTTCAAGGCTGGCCTCATCTAACACGGGAAACAGCCCCTCATACAGCCCTTCTCCTTCGGGCCACAGAGCTGCGGCTGCTTCAGCGGCGGCTGCCGCCGTCCTGTTAAGAAGGACCTGCTGGTACAGAATAAGGAGGGCTGCCGTCAGGAAGGCAAAGGCCAGC is drawn from Peptococcaceae bacterium and contains these coding sequences:
- a CDS encoding DUF2225 domain-containing protein, translated to MDAAVYLYDKTLVCLNCDARFKTKKVRTSRVVITKKDADFCTYYEGENPYFYEVGVCPRCGCAFTENFILPTPDKKEVLRKEYVMKVQPVDLCGPRNIEDALRCYKLCLLCANFLHQPKSIIAGILLRIAWLYRYLGNKEEEERYLVRSVSLFEEVYSYEDPDKVPIEKHRLIYLIGELHGRLGRYLEARKWFNLLFSEKGLEPALNRLAREQWENYRSALTS
- a CDS encoding DUF5702 domain-containing protein; this encodes MNVVKNCRGAVTLFLVIIFTALLVLTGVLVDAARIMAAENRVSATLASAARSALAACHEGLSAEFGIYGSLVKSGDIEEYLRRNLKEEAGGFNMVRYEVLSVQTAAGASDSLENNETIKEQILQYVKYRVPLSTSENLLERLAGCGLEGKAGFMESGRQAAAARARLKTECAAINKRKEEIIVSLGDLREAPIGFAQKAASALEELEEMLDSRLMPLIKEYEDNVRAYNEKNGSPKEFLNEETALLRQKVDILRKQINQSAAALERIDSGRAGPPGVSGRHAPILDEYLAAFREMEGLVLADLSVKPQVKHNGAGLSRVLDFIEKRLPLKKMRDNGIEREIPGEAEGEEGWSVFLTGAGRLEPQEINEGLAASEGERVSSYLRQLGQRTADLALQGRDNFYLTWYIMDKCTYLTSATVRDHYFQKGEVEYIIGGNASELTNLLTVFRKIFFLRYAVNVLQCFLESRITHPFFRLASALAGGIPPACTDVARLYQGEEVPFYPELPGLKMKYSDYLRLFLLLQSEETRLDRIKQLMEVNMREMRQEENFALSAYRAACRAAAEVEINLWFIPALHLENFKSGKYRLKCETFVGY
- a CDS encoding efflux RND transporter periplasmic adaptor subunit, with amino-acid sequence MDKKRRAAAAAAVLMLLLTGSYLVYKGFFSRTGDVIQATGTIEATTIELNARSAGAVERIAVKAGDYVKQGQLVAELSRKDLVAQRERDELAVVKAEASLNDLLSGARVQEKNEAAANVKIARADYQKASDDLARMEALYEEGAVPAVEVEQARTACEISKSKLEAAEARLSLLEEGSRPEQIEAARAEVERCRAVLKASEALLEDLKLYSPVDGVVLSKNYEEGEFVQLGASIATVADLNDLWIRVYIPTDDLPRVKLGQKVSFSVSGFNKSFEGLVEEIASRGEFTPKTIQTKKERTNVVFAVKIRIDSAGGVLKPGMPADVSFDREQ
- a CDS encoding DUF6382 domain-containing protein, with product MEENVFTFLQNRANVRWEKDSSGSWLVFDINGEERILQYQVEMIRHNRRLQAVIVHKRQVNERVELWYEAGETVPLANYLREKNLTRDGLLDVLDLMIKCVSGCKNYFLYDRCFLLDIDYLFIHPRSLTVFFVYLPLLLGGDAESNFQRFLRQLSTAWRPEKNGDGLHLQRIIQELCAAERIRFEEMARVLKECRYSYFKRCEQKRGPEEKPFRLAPEQDEAGKEGKASDKGEKEALLAGLKTFSFIVALEAAVVAFFSFLTTSKGEGGSVADRLTLGLILTAVNILLLGVIFRKTPGQGSKKDKTEYLGAGWQDCLTKRMARDKEVLRKEMELQQQRKKNRDKRPGN